Genomic DNA from Candidatus Methylomirabilis sp.:
CGCAACATGTTGGGAAGCGGGTAATGGCGAGAGATCCGATTTGTGGCATGGATGTGCTTCCCGAGGAGGCGGCAGGTACGAGCCGCTACAAGGGTGTGGACTATTATTTCTGTGCAGCGGGCTGCAAGGAGGCGTTCGACAAGTCGCCGGAACAGTATGTGACTGAATCCCCCCCCCCCCCCCCCCCCCCCCC
This window encodes:
- a CDS encoding YHS domain-containing protein codes for the protein MARDPICGMDVLPEEAAGTSRYKGVDYYFCAAGCKEAFDKSPEQYVTESPPPPPPPP